Proteins encoded by one window of Desulfovibrio sp.:
- a CDS encoding PLP-dependent aminotransferase family protein, protein MSKQSITTELAVLGGLSLKPGSMGRQLAARLREAIETGQLCPGDRLPASRILARKLGLARGTVADVYSQLVAEGYLESRVGAGTYVARDLGTTPFAAIPQGLARSRADMAVPPHWPTARPPFRFPEHLERTQADMPPNARRFAAFAGRFAPQPLVPFSVAVPLAGIAPDHTWRRLGNRVRSGMEAAPTGYEDPCGLMPLREAIAAYVRKSRAVICGPENVIITNGAQQGLYITGRILLGPGEPVWAENPAYPGLMTVLEDVQARIFRIPVDGHGIDVSAGAALCPEARAAFVTPSHQFPLGMVMSMTRRMELLAWARTCGAWLVEDDYDSEMRFSGQPFPALQGLDPQRVIYLGTMSKVLFPSLRIGYAIVPPDLVEAFVGARTLMDKQSPTAEQHVLAAYMSEGYFEAHVRRIRKLYAQRRQVLLHLLRARLADWGSPQSGEQGMHLVFWLSAQVDDVAVALAASQAGLAVRPLSPLYGRETGRPGLMLGFGGFSEQQLEQGVEKLWSVLERYCGRA, encoded by the coding sequence ATGAGCAAGCAAAGCATTACAACCGAACTGGCGGTTCTGGGCGGCCTGTCGCTCAAGCCGGGCAGCATGGGCCGTCAGTTGGCCGCCCGCCTGCGTGAAGCCATTGAAACCGGCCAGCTTTGCCCTGGCGACAGGCTGCCCGCCAGCCGTATTCTGGCGCGCAAGCTGGGGCTTGCACGCGGTACTGTGGCTGATGTCTACAGCCAGCTTGTGGCCGAAGGTTATCTTGAATCCCGCGTGGGCGCGGGCACGTATGTGGCCCGTGATCTGGGTACAACGCCCTTTGCGGCAATCCCACAAGGGCTTGCCCGGAGCAGGGCGGATATGGCTGTTCCGCCGCACTGGCCCACGGCCCGTCCGCCGTTCCGTTTTCCTGAACATCTGGAAAGGACGCAGGCCGACATGCCGCCCAATGCGCGGCGTTTTGCCGCCTTTGCCGGGCGCTTCGCCCCACAGCCGCTGGTGCCCTTTTCAGTGGCTGTGCCATTGGCGGGTATTGCCCCGGATCATACCTGGCGGCGGTTGGGTAACCGCGTTCGATCCGGCATGGAGGCCGCCCCCACAGGATATGAAGACCCCTGCGGCCTCATGCCCTTGCGGGAGGCCATTGCCGCCTATGTGCGCAAATCCAGGGCCGTGATCTGCGGGCCGGAAAATGTGATCATCACAAACGGTGCACAGCAGGGGCTCTATATCACGGGGCGTATCCTGCTTGGGCCGGGTGAACCCGTGTGGGCGGAAAATCCGGCCTATCCCGGACTCATGACCGTGCTTGAGGACGTGCAGGCGCGTATATTCCGTATTCCTGTGGACGGGCACGGCATAGACGTGTCGGCCGGAGCGGCCCTGTGCCCCGAGGCCCGCGCGGCTTTTGTCACCCCTTCGCACCAGTTTCCGCTGGGAATGGTCATGAGTATGACCCGCCGTATGGAGCTTCTGGCCTGGGCGCGCACCTGCGGGGCCTGGCTTGTGGAGGACGACTACGACAGCGAGATGCGTTTTTCCGGCCAGCCTTTTCCCGCGTTGCAGGGGCTTGACCCGCAGCGCGTCATCTATCTCGGAACCATGAGCAAGGTGCTTTTTCCCTCCCTGCGCATAGGCTATGCCATTGTGCCGCCGGATCTGGTCGAGGCCTTTGTGGGCGCGCGCACGCTTATGGACAAGCAGTCGCCCACGGCAGAACAGCATGTTCTGGCCGCCTATATGAGCGAGGGATATTTTGAGGCGCATGTGCGCCGCATCCGCAAGCTCTATGCCCAGCGCAGGCAGGTTCTGCTGCATCTGCTGCGTGCGCGCCTTGCGGACTGGGGCAGCCCGCAGTCCGGGGAGCAGGGCATGCACCTTGTTTTCTGGCTGTCCGCTCAGGTGGACGACGTGGCCGTGGCGCTTGCGGCGAGTCAGGCTGGGTTGGCGGTGCGTCCGCTTTCTCCCCTGTACGGGCGGGAAACCGGCAGGCCCGGCCTCATGCTGGGCTTTGGGGGATTCAGCGAACAGCAGCTTGAACAAGGGGTGGAAAAGCTGTGGTCGGTGCTGGAGCGCTATTGCGGGCGGGCCTGA
- a CDS encoding DMT family transporter: MKSLLLLLAVVGGGCIPVQAGINNLLRRFLGDPMQASLVSFAVGTLALWIYSLVTRQSWPGISEIAATPWWLWIGGLFGTVFVTCTIMLGPKLGAATMTAFMLLGQLAVSVILDHFALVGFPEHPASLLRLLGVAMLFAGAVLVRIF, translated from the coding sequence ATGAAAAGTCTACTGCTTCTTCTGGCCGTCGTCGGCGGCGGGTGCATTCCCGTACAGGCAGGCATCAACAATCTTTTACGGCGCTTTTTGGGCGACCCCATGCAGGCGTCCCTTGTGTCTTTTGCCGTGGGCACGCTGGCTCTCTGGATATACAGCCTCGTCACGCGCCAAAGCTGGCCGGGCATCAGCGAAATAGCCGCCACGCCCTGGTGGTTGTGGATTGGCGGCCTGTTCGGCACGGTCTTTGTCACCTGCACCATCATGCTCGGCCCCAAACTGGGGGCCGCCACCATGACGGCCTTTATGCTGCTGGGGCAGCTTGCGGTTTCTGTCATTCTTGACCACTTCGCTCTGGTGGGCTTTCCCGAGCATCCGGCGTCGCTGCTGCGCTTGCTGGGGGTTGCCATGCTGTTCGCCGGGGCCGTTCTTGTAAGAATATTCTGA
- the asnS gene encoding asparagine--tRNA ligase, whose translation MQRTLIIDALNSEAAQPAIALCGWIRTRRDAKDFSFVEINDGSCLTNMQCIVDTGTPAHEGLGDAATGAAVRITGELVPSPGKGQKWEVRAQHVEVYGLADPESFPLQKKRHSDEFLRTIAHLRPRTNKYGAMFRIRSEAGFAVHEFFRGRRFSLVHTPVLTGADCEGAGEMFRVTTLEPGAKDLGEDFFSRQCNLTVSGQLEAEALATGLGRVYSFGPTFRAENSNTPRHAAEFWMIEPEMAFADIEDLMELGEGLTRHVVNHVLTHCEDDVNLFDSFVDKGLRERLQHMLAAPFARVPYTEAVEILQKCGKDFTFPVSFGTDLQTEHERYLAEEHFKKPVIVYDYPKDIKAFYMRQNEDGKTVAAMDMLVPRIGELIGGSQREERLHRLEARIREMGQNPEDYWWYLDLRRFGTVPHAGFGLGFERLLMMLTGITNIRDVIPFPRTPGNLEF comes from the coding sequence ATGCAGCGAACCCTGATTATTGACGCTCTCAATTCCGAAGCGGCACAGCCCGCCATTGCCCTGTGCGGCTGGATACGCACGCGCCGTGACGCCAAGGATTTCAGTTTTGTTGAAATCAACGACGGCTCCTGCCTCACCAACATGCAGTGCATAGTGGACACGGGCACGCCAGCCCATGAAGGCCTTGGCGACGCGGCCACTGGCGCGGCCGTGCGCATCACGGGCGAGCTTGTGCCCTCGCCCGGCAAGGGGCAAAAGTGGGAAGTGCGCGCGCAGCACGTTGAGGTATACGGCCTTGCGGACCCGGAGAGCTTTCCTCTGCAAAAAAAGCGGCATTCGGACGAATTTTTGCGCACCATCGCCCACCTGCGCCCGCGCACCAACAAATACGGAGCCATGTTCCGCATCCGTTCCGAGGCCGGTTTTGCCGTGCACGAATTTTTTCGCGGCCGCCGCTTCTCCCTTGTCCATACCCCGGTGCTTACCGGAGCGGACTGCGAGGGCGCGGGCGAAATGTTCCGCGTGACCACGCTTGAGCCCGGCGCAAAGGATCTTGGCGAGGATTTCTTCAGCCGCCAGTGCAACCTCACGGTTTCCGGTCAGCTTGAGGCCGAAGCCCTGGCCACGGGCCTTGGCCGCGTATACAGCTTTGGCCCCACCTTTCGGGCGGAGAACTCCAATACCCCGCGTCACGCCGCCGAATTCTGGATGATCGAGCCAGAAATGGCCTTTGCCGACATCGAAGACCTCATGGAACTGGGCGAGGGCCTGACGCGCCATGTGGTGAACCACGTACTGACGCATTGCGAAGACGACGTGAACCTTTTTGACAGCTTTGTGGACAAGGGCCTGCGCGAACGTCTGCAACACATGCTGGCCGCGCCCTTTGCCCGCGTGCCCTACACAGAGGCTGTTGAAATTCTGCAAAAATGCGGCAAGGATTTCACCTTCCCCGTGTCCTTCGGCACTGACCTGCAAACCGAGCACGAGCGCTATCTTGCCGAAGAGCACTTTAAAAAGCCCGTGATCGTTTACGATTATCCCAAGGATATCAAAGCGTTCTACATGCGGCAAAATGAGGACGGCAAAACCGTGGCCGCCATGGACATGCTGGTACCCCGCATTGGCGAGCTCATCGGCGGTTCCCAGCGTGAAGAGCGCCTCCACAGGCTTGAGGCGCGCATCCGCGAAATGGGGCAGAACCCCGAGGATTACTGGTGGTATCTTGATCTGCGCCGCTTCGGCACCGTACCCCATGCGGGCTTTGGCCTGGGCTTCGAGCGCCTGCTCATGATGCTCACGGGCATCACCAATATCCGCGATGTCATTCCCTTCCCGCGTACGCCGGGCAATCTGGAATTCTAG
- a CDS encoding aspartate-semialdehyde dehydrogenase, with protein sequence MSKKLTVAVVGATGAVGREMLKTLHEREFPATEVRAFASARSAGTRVPFGERELTVEELKEDVFEGIDLAIFSAGGAASQKFSPHAAHAGCVVVDNSAAWRMDDRCPLVVPEVNASALDAHQGIIANPNCSTIQMVVALKPLHDAAKIKRIVVSTYQAVSGTGQKGIEELERQVRDLFNGRDPENKTYPYRIAFNCLPHIDVFLENDYTKEEMKMVHETVKIFNDPSVKVTATCVRVPVFYCHAESVNIETEKKISARDARVMLSQAPGVRVFDNPRELMYPMPGYCVGEDATYVGRIREDETIENGLNMWIVADNIRKGAALNAVQIAEALVQRELVRVADKNVFMA encoded by the coding sequence ATGAGCAAGAAGCTGACTGTTGCCGTTGTGGGCGCCACTGGCGCCGTAGGCCGTGAAATGCTCAAGACCCTTCACGAGCGCGAATTTCCCGCTACCGAAGTACGTGCCTTTGCCTCCGCCCGTTCGGCTGGCACCAGGGTGCCCTTTGGCGAGCGCGAGCTAACTGTTGAAGAGCTGAAAGAAGACGTCTTTGAAGGCATTGATCTGGCCATTTTCTCCGCTGGCGGCGCCGCTTCGCAAAAATTCTCCCCCCATGCGGCCCATGCGGGCTGTGTTGTAGTGGACAATTCCGCAGCATGGCGCATGGACGACCGCTGCCCTCTGGTGGTGCCCGAAGTAAATGCCAGCGCGCTGGACGCGCACCAGGGCATTATCGCCAACCCCAATTGCTCCACCATCCAGATGGTTGTGGCGCTGAAGCCCCTGCACGACGCGGCGAAAATCAAGCGCATCGTGGTTTCCACCTATCAGGCGGTTTCCGGCACGGGGCAGAAGGGCATTGAAGAGCTGGAACGGCAGGTGCGTGACCTTTTCAACGGCCGCGACCCCGAAAACAAGACCTATCCCTACCGCATCGCCTTCAACTGCCTGCCGCACATCGACGTTTTCCTTGAAAACGACTACACCAAGGAAGAAATGAAGATGGTTCACGAGACCGTCAAGATTTTCAACGATCCTTCGGTCAAGGTTACGGCCACCTGCGTGCGCGTGCCCGTGTTCTACTGCCATGCGGAATCCGTCAACATCGAGACGGAGAAGAAAATATCGGCCCGCGACGCCCGCGTCATGCTTTCGCAGGCCCCCGGCGTGCGCGTGTTCGACAATCCCCGCGAGCTCATGTACCCCATGCCCGGCTACTGCGTGGGCGAGGACGCCACCTACGTGGGGCGCATCCGCGAGGACGAAACCATTGAAAACGGCCTCAACATGTGGATTGTGGCCGACAACATCCGCAAGGGCGCGGCCCTCAACGCCGTGCAGATCGCCGAAGCGCTTGTGCAGCGCGAACTTGTGCGCGTGGCGGACAAAAACGTCTTCATGGCGTAG
- a CDS encoding aminotransferase class IV: MDAQTYLAALLAAPRPGTENVLAFYDHRVGHICTDASLLLLPLDDHICHRGDGLFESISYRQGRLFSFDQHLTRLKDGAAALKITPPCSWDEVRAIILDVARAAANEQGDMRVFLSRGPGGFGISPSECPQAGLYIVALRKNFAGEAFYAKGLTAFTSDIPPKQEYLARIKNTNYLPNVFMAMEAAQKGMDVAVTFDENGFMGEAATANVGLVDAHGSLLCPELRRILPGTTMLAALELAARRVPDPLPVLERPIHKDEIATAREMLLFTSSTLCVGVTHFDGIPVGHGAWRGKPGPVAQWLHTALLDHLLQQGTPF, from the coding sequence GTGGATGCCCAGACATACCTTGCGGCCCTGCTGGCCGCCCCCCGACCCGGAACAGAGAACGTGCTGGCCTTCTATGACCACAGGGTGGGGCATATCTGCACAGACGCCAGCCTGCTGCTCCTGCCTCTGGACGACCACATCTGCCACAGGGGCGACGGCCTTTTTGAGAGCATCAGTTACCGCCAGGGCAGGCTGTTCAGCTTTGACCAGCACCTGACCCGCCTCAAGGACGGCGCAGCCGCCCTGAAAATCACGCCGCCCTGCTCCTGGGACGAAGTGCGCGCCATCATTCTGGATGTTGCCCGCGCCGCAGCAAACGAGCAGGGCGACATGCGCGTGTTCCTGAGCCGAGGCCCCGGCGGTTTCGGCATCAGCCCGTCGGAATGCCCGCAGGCCGGGCTTTACATTGTGGCCCTGCGCAAAAACTTCGCGGGCGAAGCCTTTTATGCAAAGGGCCTCACCGCCTTTACCAGCGACATTCCGCCCAAGCAGGAATACCTCGCCCGCATCAAGAACACCAACTATCTGCCCAATGTCTTCATGGCGATGGAAGCCGCGCAAAAAGGCATGGACGTGGCCGTGACCTTTGACGAAAACGGCTTCATGGGCGAGGCCGCCACAGCCAACGTGGGCCTTGTGGACGCCCACGGCAGCCTGCTCTGCCCCGAACTCAGGCGCATTTTGCCCGGCACCACCATGCTGGCGGCCCTTGAACTGGCGGCGCGGCGCGTTCCCGACCCCCTGCCCGTACTGGAACGGCCCATCCACAAGGACGAAATCGCCACTGCCCGTGAAATGCTGCTTTTCACCAGTTCCACCCTGTGCGTGGGCGTTACGCATTTTGACGGCATCCCCGTTGGTCATGGCGCATGGCGCGGCAAACCCGGCCCCGTGGCCCAATGGCTGCATACGGCCCTGCTCGACCACCTGCTGCAACAAGGCACTCCCTTCTGA
- a CDS encoding glycosyltransferase: MRVLLIALQNTTPGPATPDEQARWAEIGSPMRTARMEEEHALALARSMRDGGNFAPMLVCIEHSSLHSRAVQLNLPVIPVSGASVRNPLNLWKLWRWQRRHARLLVQTLGQDAMALGRSVLRMRKPGATLLAHAFLLRPPAAQSMTGKPFLAAHKTLCGSQHILERMPAHIMPEAVANRGACSPDNKARADADNAAPLAEYGEKGRTLRLDGDLLTLVAPGMSLDDFAPSSPWEQTQSSEPIAEKTAQSREQRFIFALADALTPRSGAQLVTRAMAAIWQRGDLPTWEVRALGGGPRYAELLEEAENLGVSSRLCLLNEQSLPEVLRHCHAWIAPGSSPEELPENLWAGVAAFLPTVCSASPLHRERLRLDNNDPADVALLVEENDPQALAKAMIDIMQDAPLRRRLVEASQSLRDHVGLESFAVRTCTLYQHWCRQLGWLDPAMPVTGNPRT, encoded by the coding sequence ATGCGTGTTCTGCTCATAGCCCTGCAAAACACCACACCCGGCCCCGCCACCCCTGACGAACAGGCGCGCTGGGCCGAGATTGGTTCGCCCATGCGCACGGCCCGTATGGAAGAGGAACACGCCCTTGCGCTGGCCCGCAGCATGCGCGACGGCGGCAACTTTGCCCCCATGCTGGTCTGCATTGAGCATTCCAGCCTGCATAGCCGCGCCGTGCAACTCAATCTGCCCGTCATTCCCGTCAGCGGCGCGAGCGTGCGCAACCCCCTCAATCTGTGGAAGCTGTGGCGCTGGCAGCGCAGGCATGCCCGCCTGCTGGTGCAGACGCTCGGTCAGGACGCCATGGCCCTCGGCCGCAGCGTCCTGCGCATGCGTAAACCCGGCGCAACCCTTTTGGCGCACGCTTTTCTGCTGCGGCCGCCCGCAGCCCAGAGCATGACGGGCAAGCCCTTTTTGGCCGCGCATAAAACCCTTTGCGGCTCACAGCACATACTGGAGCGCATGCCCGCCCACATCATGCCGGAAGCAGTGGCAAACAGGGGCGCTTGCTCTCCCGACAACAAGGCTCGTGCAGATGCCGACAATGCCGCCCCGCTGGCGGAATACGGCGAAAAAGGGCGGACGCTGCGCCTTGACGGCGACCTCCTCACCCTGGTTGCCCCCGGCATGAGCCTGGACGACTTTGCGCCCTCCTCGCCCTGGGAGCAGACGCAATCGTCTGAACCCATTGCAGAAAAAACGGCGCAATCCCGCGAGCAACGCTTTATCTTTGCCCTGGCCGACGCCCTGACGCCGCGCTCCGGCGCGCAACTGGTGACGCGCGCCATGGCGGCCATCTGGCAGCGCGGCGATCTGCCCACCTGGGAAGTACGTGCGCTGGGGGGCGGCCCACGCTATGCCGAACTGCTGGAAGAGGCCGAAAACCTCGGCGTCAGTTCGCGCCTGTGCCTGCTCAACGAGCAGTCCCTGCCAGAGGTTCTGCGGCACTGCCATGCCTGGATAGCGCCAGGATCTTCTCCAGAAGAACTGCCCGAAAACCTTTGGGCGGGCGTGGCGGCCTTTCTGCCCACAGTGTGCAGCGCAAGCCCCCTGCACCGCGAACGCCTGCGCCTTGACAACAATGACCCGGCTGACGTGGCGCTGCTGGTGGAAGAAAACGATCCCCAGGCCCTTGCCAAGGCCATGATCGACATCATGCAGGATGCGCCCCTGCGGCGCAGGCTCGTTGAAGCCAGCCAGTCCCTGCGCGACCATGTGGGACTTGAATCCTTTGCTGTCAGAACCTGCACCCTGTATCAGCACTGGTGCCGCCAGCTTGGCTGGCTGGATCCGGCAATGCCCGTCACAGGCAATCCCCGGACGTGA